The following proteins come from a genomic window of Acanthopagrus latus isolate v.2019 chromosome 5, fAcaLat1.1, whole genome shotgun sequence:
- the fgf17 gene encoding fibroblast growth factor 17 isoform X1: MHGISQRCIYISFHFFVLWCHAQGENHPSPNFNQYVRTQGAVTDQLSRRQVRVYQLYSRTSGKHVQIQGKRVTATAEDGNMYARLFVETDTFGSRVRIRGAESGRYLCMNRKGKLVGKPNGRSRDCIFTEIVLENNYTAFQNAKYDGWYVAFTRKGRPIKASRTRENQREVHFIKRLHTGPPPFPNTDQSKHFEFIRFPSTRRAKRNRKSRTSP; this comes from the exons atgcaTGGAATCAGCCAGCGCTGTATTTACAT atcatttcatttcttcGTGCTGTGGTGCCATGCTCAG ggggagaatcACCCGTCTCCTAATTTTAACCAGTATGTGAGGACGCAGGGCGCAGTGACGGACCAGCTCAGCCGCAGACAGGTCAGGGTGTACCAGCTCTACAGCCGCACCAGCGGGAAACACGTGCAGATTCAGGGCAAAAGGGTCACCGCCACAGCTGAGGATGGAAATATGTACG CTCGTCTTTTTGTTGAGACGGACACCTTTGGAAGTCGAGTGAGGATAAGAGGGGCAGAGAGTGGCCGCTACCTCTGCATGAACCGGAAGGGGAAACTTGTTGGAAAG CCCAACGGCCGGAGCAGGGATTGTATCTTCACAGAGATAGTCCTGGAGAACAATTACACAGCCTTCCAGAATGCCAAGTATGACGGCTGGTATGTGGCTTTCACCAGGAAAGGGAGGCCCATCAAAGCGTCCAGGACAAGGGAGAACCAGAGAGAGGTCCATTTCATCAAGAGACTCCACACGGGCCCGCCTCCCTTCCCCAACACGGACCAAAGCAAACACTTTGAGTTCATCCGATTTCCATCCACACGTCGAGCAAAGCGGAACAGGAAGTCACGCACCTCTCCCTAA
- the fgf17 gene encoding fibroblast growth factor 17 isoform X2, whose protein sequence is MHGISQRCIYISFHFFVLWCHAQYVRTQGAVTDQLSRRQVRVYQLYSRTSGKHVQIQGKRVTATAEDGNMYARLFVETDTFGSRVRIRGAESGRYLCMNRKGKLVGKPNGRSRDCIFTEIVLENNYTAFQNAKYDGWYVAFTRKGRPIKASRTRENQREVHFIKRLHTGPPPFPNTDQSKHFEFIRFPSTRRAKRNRKSRTSP, encoded by the exons atgcaTGGAATCAGCCAGCGCTGTATTTACAT atcatttcatttcttcGTGCTGTGGTGCCATGCTCAG TATGTGAGGACGCAGGGCGCAGTGACGGACCAGCTCAGCCGCAGACAGGTCAGGGTGTACCAGCTCTACAGCCGCACCAGCGGGAAACACGTGCAGATTCAGGGCAAAAGGGTCACCGCCACAGCTGAGGATGGAAATATGTACG CTCGTCTTTTTGTTGAGACGGACACCTTTGGAAGTCGAGTGAGGATAAGAGGGGCAGAGAGTGGCCGCTACCTCTGCATGAACCGGAAGGGGAAACTTGTTGGAAAG CCCAACGGCCGGAGCAGGGATTGTATCTTCACAGAGATAGTCCTGGAGAACAATTACACAGCCTTCCAGAATGCCAAGTATGACGGCTGGTATGTGGCTTTCACCAGGAAAGGGAGGCCCATCAAAGCGTCCAGGACAAGGGAGAACCAGAGAGAGGTCCATTTCATCAAGAGACTCCACACGGGCCCGCCTCCCTTCCCCAACACGGACCAAAGCAAACACTTTGAGTTCATCCGATTTCCATCCACACGTCGAGCAAAGCGGAACAGGAAGTCACGCACCTCTCCCTAA